A region from the Methanofollis liminatans DSM 4140 genome encodes:
- the arsB gene encoding ACR3 family arsenite efflux transporter: protein MTERRLSTFEKYLTVWVALCIVAGIALGRAAPGVAVALDSFSVYQVSIPIAIALFFMMYPIMVKIDFAEVLRAARTPRPVALTLFVNWAVKPFTMYILATFFLGYVFVGFIPGTEVLADGSTVELWRSYVAGCILLGIAPCTAMVLMWSYLAKGNDGLTLIMVAINSLTMLVLYAPLGGFLLGVNAMPIPWETILLSVSVYVALPLVAGYVTRKWIIAKKGMAWFETRFLNLLTPVSIVALLGTLVLLFTFKGEVIVENPLTILWIAVPLFIQTVLIFTLGYFVLAPRIGLPYRDAAPAGMIGASNHFEVAIATATILFGLGSGAALATVVGVLIEVPVMLMLVKICLRTQGMFRSEPT, encoded by the coding sequence ATGACCGAACGCCGTCTCTCCACCTTCGAGAAATATCTCACGGTCTGGGTGGCGCTCTGCATCGTCGCCGGGATCGCCCTCGGCCGCGCCGCCCCGGGCGTCGCCGTCGCCCTCGACTCGTTTTCGGTCTACCAGGTCTCGATCCCGATCGCGATCGCCCTCTTCTTCATGATGTACCCGATCATGGTGAAGATCGACTTCGCCGAGGTGCTCAGGGCGGCCCGGACCCCGAGACCCGTCGCCCTCACCCTCTTCGTGAACTGGGCGGTCAAGCCCTTCACGATGTACATCCTCGCCACCTTCTTCCTGGGATACGTCTTTGTCGGGTTCATCCCCGGGACCGAGGTGCTCGCCGACGGGAGCACCGTCGAACTCTGGCGGAGCTACGTCGCCGGGTGCATCCTCCTCGGGATCGCCCCGTGCACGGCGATGGTGTTGATGTGGAGCTACCTGGCAAAGGGCAACGACGGCCTCACCCTGATCATGGTGGCGATCAACTCCCTCACGATGCTGGTGCTCTACGCCCCGCTCGGCGGGTTCCTCCTCGGCGTGAACGCCATGCCGATCCCCTGGGAGACGATCCTCCTCTCGGTCTCGGTGTACGTCGCCCTCCCTCTCGTCGCAGGCTACGTCACCAGGAAGTGGATCATCGCAAAGAAAGGGATGGCGTGGTTTGAGACGCGGTTTTTGAACCTGCTCACCCCGGTCTCGATCGTCGCCCTTCTCGGCACCCTGGTCCTCCTCTTCACCTTCAAGGGCGAGGTCATCGTCGAGAACCCCCTGACGATCCTCTGGATCGCCGTCCCGCTCTTCATCCAGACGGTGCTCATCTTCACCCTGGGGTATTTCGTCCTGGCCCCGAGGATCGGCCTCCCCTACCGGGACGCCGCCCCGGCCGGGATGATCGGCGCCTCGAACCATTTTGAGGTGGCGATCGCAACGGCGACGATCCTCTTCGGCCTGGGGTCGGGGGCGGCGCTTGCGACGGTCGTCGGCGTCTTGATCGAGGTGCCGGTGATGCTGATGCTCGTAAAAATCTGCCTGCGCACGCAGGGAATGTTCAGGAGTGAACCGACATGA
- a CDS encoding DUF2703 domain-containing protein, giving the protein MAGTLLVEWRHIGESVDATCERCAATGRTLNEVVAAIRPALSARRIRVRVTETVLPPERIAESNTILFNGIPIEDLLDEVRVEMTPCASCSCITGTDASCRAIVCGGETHEALPADLILKAALRALEP; this is encoded by the coding sequence ATGGCCGGCACCCTTCTCGTGGAATGGCGGCACATCGGTGAGAGCGTGGATGCGACCTGCGAACGGTGTGCGGCGACCGGGCGCACCCTCAATGAGGTCGTCGCCGCCATCCGCCCGGCGCTCTCGGCCCGGCGGATCAGGGTGCGGGTGACCGAGACGGTCCTCCCGCCGGAGCGGATCGCCGAGTCCAACACGATCCTCTTCAACGGCATCCCCATCGAGGACCTCCTCGACGAGGTGCGGGTGGAGATGACCCCCTGCGCCTCCTGCTCCTGCATCACCGGGACCGATGCCTCGTGCCGGGCGATCGTCTGCGGGGGCGAGACCCACGAGGCCCTCCCCGCCGACCTGATCCTGAAAGCCGCACTGCGGGCGCTGGAGCCATGA
- a CDS encoding putative zinc-binding protein, which yields MAETPTCTCGQNEAKRVIFPCAGQANTGQITNLAAVQLTEEGFGSIACVALLATGAEGLVRNAKSADEVVVLDGCPMLCAKKIAEAQGVPVGQHLVVTDLGIAKGPSRSYTDDDIETVVSAAWEGRGRTEAKPAPEEKKPGNGGCGCGCGGGC from the coding sequence GTGGCAGAGACACCCACCTGCACCTGCGGGCAGAACGAGGCGAAGCGGGTCATCTTCCCGTGCGCCGGGCAGGCGAACACCGGGCAGATCACGAACCTCGCCGCCGTCCAGCTGACCGAAGAGGGGTTCGGGAGCATCGCCTGCGTCGCCCTGCTCGCCACCGGCGCCGAAGGACTGGTCAGGAACGCAAAGAGCGCCGATGAGGTCGTCGTCCTCGACGGGTGTCCGATGCTCTGCGCAAAGAAGATCGCAGAGGCGCAGGGCGTTCCCGTGGGGCAGCACCTGGTCGTCACCGACCTCGGCATCGCCAAGGGGCCGTCGCGGTCCTACACCGACGACGATATCGAGACGGTCGTGTCGGCGGCCTGGGAGGGGCGGGGCCGGACTGAGGCGAAGCCCGCCCCCGAAGAGAAAAAGCCGGGGAACGGCGGCTGCGGGTGCGGCTGCGGCGGGGGCTGTTAG